The genomic segment ATAAAATGTAAACATTTTGTTCCCTCTATTCGCAAATAAAGCAAAACTCAAAAACCGTTTGTTTTAAGGCAAATGCTGAGGTTATAGATTATAACGAGATGTAGTTTAAAACTTTTGAGTGTTTTATTGCTTCATTTTGTAGGCAATAAATTTCAGCAAGATGTACCACGAAATCATCTGCTCTGACATCTTGTAACAGCAGTACAAGAATAGATCCAAAATCAGAGTTTCTTGCAGATTATTTTATTAAGCATCAAAAACCCATCGGCAGATGAGTTACCACTAGTACTGCGTGTGTGATTTGTTGTTCAACCAGATTGCTGAAGCTGCTTGATGTGTGTGATCTGTTTTCCTGGGTTCAATCCCTTTGGACAGGCACGAGCACAGTTCAAGATTGTGTGGCATCGATACAGCTTGAATTCATCGTCAATTGCTTCCAGCCTTTCCTTAGTGTACTCATCTCGGCTATCGCTTATCCACCTGCATATATGAAAGAACCTCGTTACAATGCCTTGAAAAATAAGAACTTGGAACTAATAATAGTAACACAGAGACAGTCAGATAGTTGAATTTGTGATTTTCTCCAGTGTCATTAGCACCTTCTGTCAGAGTTGACCAAAGAGCTAAAACTACACCACAACTACAGGAGCAAAAACAACCTAAATGTTGACACACATATATAATCAGATAGTTGAACTTGCAGTTTTCTGCAGGGACATTTGAAGAAGCACATTAAGTCCTTTGTCTAAAGGTCTCACCTCCAATTCAGTTGAACAAAGAGCTAAACTACACTACACTTGCCGTAGCAAAAACAATAAGACCGTTAAATTTCAGGGTTTCTACAGGTATACTTAAAGAAGCACAGAGAATCCTTAGCACTTCCTTCAAAGATCCTCCTCTACTTAGTGAAACAAAGAGCTAAACCACACTACCACTAAAGGAGTTAAAAGCCCAAATGACAATACATAAATGAACTAATGTAAGCTACCAGCTAACCATACATAGTCAATTTGTCAAGTCTTATAGCTCAAACCAACAAAACTCTCAAAGCAAATTCCCTAAGCAAAACAAACACGTAAAGAAGCACAATGAGTCTTTAACTCATTCCTACAGAGTTAATCTATAACTAAAGAAACTAAAGCAACCTAACTGACCATATGTAAACCACCAACAACTCACAACATAATCACTCTGCAAATTCCCGAGAATACTTTGATTAGTGAAAGTCCAGAAATTTGTTTAACCTGTTGGCGTGGAGCAAAGCAGCAGGGCCAAGATAAGACTCAGGGTTCCACCAATAGCTAGGACAAGAGGTACTACAGCAAGCACAAAGAATACATTCATACATCCCATCAAGCTTAGCTCTATCCTTCTTACTCTGCAAAATCTCTTTCCCAGGAACAGACGCTGGATTCTTCCTCTTCAACCACGGCTCAATACTCTTATACTGATTATAAAAATTCGTCATATCCACAACCAAATCCTTAATCACAAACATATGCGGCAACGGCGTAATCGTCGTCTCTTTAGATCCAGATTCAATCTTCGTCAAACAAGCTAGACCATTACATCCATCGATGTTCATAGCACACGAACCGCAAATACCTTCACGGCAAGAGCGACGGAAAGTGAGCGACGGATCCATCTCGTTCTTGATCTTAATCAAAGCGTCTAGAACCATCGGACCACAATCCTTGAGATCGATTTTGTAATCTTGAAGCTCTGGCTTCCCTGGATTATCTGGATTCCATCGGTAGATCTGAAACGTCTTCAGATTCGCTCCTCCGCCGCCAGACGAAGCTTTCGATTGTGCTTCTGATCCTGTTGATGTCCATCGCGCCGGAATCAATCTCGCCGCCGTGGATAACCGTGACGGTTTGGTTCCAACAACTCTTCCGATCAAACCGAACGCCATAACTCTCGGAGAAGCTCAAAtgaaatgaatttttttgtgtgaaatGGCTGagactatttttttaatagtgtTAATAGAATGATTAATTTGTTAATAACctgtaattaataattaataatgcGAGGCTTAGCTTCGACTACGTCATCGTTACCGTTGATTAAAAGCGTGGACAAATCTGAACCGTTTATAAATACCGGCAATAATCACACATTAATGGATATGTTCTGAACGCGCGTGTTGGCCTCGAGAAGTGTGTAGGTGTAGTGTAGGCACAACTCAACACGTGGCGAGTTTTTATTCGATATTCGATAACGAAAAGGGTAAGATAAAAAGCGTCCTGTTTCTATACTAAAGACAAACAATTCGTGTCGTTTTCGGCTATTTTCTcaaacctgtttttttttttctgtttgtcaagtgtttttgtgttttcaagtttcaacaataAAAACACGTTAATTAAAAACGTAAAACCTATATTTAACATTAGAAAAACGTTAATCtgttatcaaattttaattctttaaaCGTAAGataacaattgtttttcttgttgtttgaagAATCATCTCATGTTCTGTTTGCATCTTTTACACAATCTTTGAATGGCATCGGTAAGATCTTTCacattttcaacaatttttgttttctttcacgTTCGATGTTTTCATTAATTTCGTTAgaatttgttgttttggaaaaatGCAGAATAATCAACGACAGCAACAAGATCGACCATTACCAAAATTTGGAGAATGGGATGTGAACGATCCAGCATCAGCCGAAGGATTCACGGTTATATTCGCTAAAGCTCGAGACGACAAAAAGACAAACGCAAGTGGTCGTGCCACCTCACAACGCCGTGACAACAACAATAAATCTCAAGATGAACCTACGGTAAAAATCtcaattgtcaaaaaaatttaggactagtttgtaagaaacaaaaacaatcagcCTTTGTTCATTCATTATGTTTTAGAAAACATGAGGTCTTAAAGTTGCTactattttctttctattgcAGAAGAAACGGTTCTGCTGTTtctgaagaacaacaacacatcaaaaGGCCAAAAGCTGAGAGTCATAAACATTTGTTAGATCATTGAAAACAGCTTCTTCATCATATTCACTGAAATCTGTGTAAATTTATCATTACAgagctaaagaaaaaaaaacagacggAAGTTTGATCTAATTCTTGtcacacaaacattttttttacttacacaATATCAATGTCTCTTAACCCGCGGTTAGGTGAATCTTGATCTGACCCATTGCTGCTTGTCTTTTTCTTGAACGATTTCTGGCTGAAAATCCTAGAAACCGTTTTCGCAGGACGTGGGACTGATCTTGAACCGCCTTCATATCGGTTGTGTTTCTTGTCTAGCTCATTTGATAGTTTCTTGACTAGTTCCACAAAATGTCTTCTGAATGTTGGATACCTTGATACTGATTTGGTTAACCCTTGAAGCCTAACCAAAACCACACacaaatattatcttattagaATCTGAAGTAGAACAGCCGTTAACAGGATTGTGAGTTTTTGTTCACCTGCGAGCAAAGGCGTCAAGTTCGGCTTTTCTGAGTTCAGTTAAAGGAGGAGATTCAGGTTCAACAATGGACCTTTTAAGTCTCTCTGAATCTCCAAACAGCAATACCAATTTCCCAagatactcttcttcttcttcggataGTTTTGCTGCTTCGATCTGGTCTTTGAGGATCAAAAACGGATTCAGAAACCAATCGAAAAACGCATCTTTTGGGCGGTTTTTTGAAGTTATCTCCGTAACACCGTCACCTACATCCAGAGCAAACCAATTTGTGAATCAAAAAGATGCTTAAAGAAACTGTTTTGCTTGGTTCTTGATTATATTCAAATGGGTACTAGCAAAACTGTTGAAACGTTGCAACATACCGAGTAATAAACCGGTGGAATTAGATTTGATAGAGCGTAAAAGCTCGTGAAGAAGAGAATAAGCAGGTAAGCCAAAGCTGATCACTTGACTGCCTTTGCTAGATTTAGCTTCTTCGATGTCTTTTGAGTTTATAATCCCTTTCAGCACCATAATCTCTCCGTGCCGCCTACATTCTACAAATAGAGCTTCCAAtagctgcaaaaacaaaaaaggtttcagtttaaattttttatacaaGGAATATAAGAAGAAGTTGTTTTGAGTACATCAAGCGGTTTCAGGTCAATCATTGGGCCTCTGTTTGATCCTCCTCTTGATGGAGTTGTCTTGAAAGAGTTCGGTCTTGAAAGACCACCAGGTAATGCTGTATTAGCTCCCTCTTCGTTTCTTCGATATTTTGGCCTGTAACAAACACAAAGAACCtcatttttggaataaaaagagagagagagataaagattgCTGTCTAAGCCATTGGAGACAAACCTGGGAAAGCAAGAACCCTCTGGCATGTCAAGAACATCGTTGCTATACTCATCATAAATAGAAACAGAAGCAACAACATAGCAAAGACCGAAGAAGAACGATGACTCCTGTGTTGTGACAAGAGAAAAATGATTCACTATCATCAAGATTCACACTTTTCTCAAATCAATAAGTCATTTGTTAAATTAACCTGATATGAGACTACACCAGCATAGGCACCAAGGAAGACACTAGAGACCACAGATCCTAAAACCGCACCAACAACAGCTAAAGGCCAGAGTAAGATCACAAGGCCTGCGATTGGGACACACATTGTTTCCAAGAAAGGACCTTCACGTCCAATGAGATCGTGAAATAACCGGCGCCAACCTTTGAACAACATGTAAGGGCTTTTACAAACGGCTACGAGTGATATCACTGGGAAATCAACAAGAATTCCAAGAACCGCAGCAATCACAGCGCCTGGGATTTGAAGTAACCTGAGGAGTAATACAAGTGCAAACTGTAAGAAACCACTATTATGTAATCTAGTATACACAAATTACTGAACTTCATAAGAGTTTCTGTAAACCTTATTTCATAATAGTGACGATCCGCGCTAGTTGTTCTAAGATCATCCATAAACGAAAAGTAGGAGTGAAAGCAAACATCTCTAAAATCGCAGACAACAGTGAAACTGCCTTGAACAGTGCTCCACGTCCCATCCTAAATTGTTAAAACAGACAATTTTATGTGTTGAGGTCTAATCTGTAATAACATATAAAacaagagatggagaaagaaaaaaaaaacttacataaaAGCAATGGAAAAGGGGATTAGACTTCCCTTCACCAACAGCATCGAAAGTGGCaaatattggagaaagaaatCCATAGATAGCACCTCCGAGGATACTTCCAATGATACTAACCACAAGCCAGAGAACGACACCGAGAGGAAGGCATAAACACAGAAAGAGCTTCAAGATTGGTCCTAACTGTTTAGCACtgatatcaaacaaaaaacgcTTCAAACATTGAAAGAATTGTATGATTTGTAAGGAGGACAAAGATTGTTTCAGCAAAGAGAAAGTACCTCACTGTCGAATATAGAGTCCAAATAGCGTGCACTGGTAAAAGGCCTAAGATGATTGCAGAGTTCCCAATAGCCACAATAAGGCATATAACCGGGCAGAAGACGATACCTAAGCAAACAAAGAAGGCACTCAATTGGTAATGAAGAATCCTAAATTGTTCATACCCAGATGAATGGATAAATGAATTAAATTACTCTAAGATGAACCATCCATAAGCCACTGAACTAAGTGAGCAAGATctctaaaacagaacaaagtcCATGGATTTAGGTGTTTCCTTACAATGAAAGAAGGGAACTTTATGGTGTTGAAGAACCCTAAATTGGGTATGAAAGCAGTTgaagaaataaatgaaacaaatcctaaaaaaaatccctaaaacaaATCAAGGAAATCCTAAATAAGTCAACATCGATCAGAGTTAATGTTATATCCCCACAATGGAATTCAAAGTCTGAAacttttgattataaaaagcaaaaaaaaagtgagtgagtgagtgtatctacagaagaagaagaagaaattagtTACCTTTAATGACACCAAGAAGGAGTAAACCAGTGAAATAAGGAATGAAGAGTATAAATTGCCATAGAGAAGCCAAGATTCCCGTTGGAGGCTCCATTACTACAATTATGTATCTTTCTCTTCNNNNNNNNNNNNNNNNNNNNNNNNNNNNNNNNNNNNNNNNNNNNNNNNNNNNNNNNNNNNNNNNNNNNNNNNNNNNNNNNNNNNNNNNNNNNNNNNNNNNNNNNNNNNNNNNNNNNNNNNNNNNNNNNNNNNNNNNNNNNNNNNNNNNNNNNNNNNNNNNNNNNNNNNNNNNNNNNNNNNNNNNNNNNNNNNNNNNNNNNNNNNNNNNNNNNNNNNNNNNNNNNNNNNNNNNNNNNNNNNNNNNNNNNNNNNNNNNNNNNNNNNNNNNNNNNNNNNNNNNNNNNNNNNNNNNNNNNNNNNNNNNNNNNNNNNNNNNNNNNNNNNNNNNNNNNNNNNNNNNNNNNNNNNNNNNNNNNNNNNNNNNNNNNNNNNNNNNNNNNNNNNNNNNNNNNNNNNNNNNNNNNNNNNNNNNNNNNNNNNNNNNNNNNNNNNNNNNNNNNNNNNNNNNNNNNNNNNNNNNATAACAAGTTTTATCTTCTTTAGTCCTCCGAGGATTTCGagattttttcttcctttttttttttttccaatttaaaaattacaaatttgaaCAGCAAACACACGAAAGattcgagagagaaagagagagaggggacAATGTCTTTACACACATGGGGGATTTGACGGTTAAGAAACCGTCCATAAACccttaaaccaaaaatatatcaCTTTACCAATTACTGATcacaaaaacattattaaaaataattaaaaaatgatttcatATTTGGAGAATTTTAAAactacaacttttttttttccaaaatcactttaaaaaatactttttcttctttgaaagtTTCGTAAAAATGACACTAAAAACTgatatttatctaaatatacatgtaaatttacaaaatcatatacaaactagtttaatataattatatatctatatataaattaaaaatcatatcgAAATTTTATTAGATATTTGGATCGAGTTTCATAGTAGTAGTTAGTTTACCTTATAGACTCTATTAaacttcataaaattttaaattttaataagaaagtaatttttgaaaatatatagatgAAGAAGGTATTCTTGAAAAAGAGTACAGTTCTCAAAAATTCTCTTAAtacttcttccattttttttatatatttttttaaaagattatacACATAAATTAAGAACTCATTAatgtatgtttatttttaaaccaaaacgtCATTTAATACACAGTTTgattaatcattaaaaaaatctacaaaaatttaaatcatataacaatataaaaatacattaaaatttaaatatattatttatttttaaaaaatacaattttaaaagatCATCTTAAAAACAGTTGTATTTTACTACTCACTTTGTCCCATTTTATAAGATCTTTTAGTCAAAAGAACAAATTTAAGGAATTataaattattcttatttttattataatttaatattttttaccaaTTAGATTAAAGATTGTACTATTGTAGaatacaataattataatatactaaataaacataaattatgcatatttaaaaaaattaataaataaaaagtctaGAAAATCTTATAACAAAGGAAGTACTATTTTCTATCGTTATCgcttttgttatttattaaaattttgtgttgGTTTCTGTTACCAACTTaccattcaattttaaaataaacatctTTTACGAAAGATCGATAAAGACgaaaataagattaattttttttctttaatttgtttcagTTCTTCTGCTGGTATaataatattgttgttgttggttcttgGTGATCGGTTTTTGTGCTGTTTAACACATGAGCCAACACCTTCCTCCTTGTATAGGGTGAAGGAAGCACGAGAAAAGTAGGTTAACAGAAAACGACATGCATCATATAGTACTAGTAATTAGTGATCACTAAGcgacaatttaattttttggtttctttattttgatgtCGACACTAAGCGACAGTTAAAGAATCACAATACcattatattattatcaaaGTAGTAATCGGACATAAAGCAAAGGGAAAAAGGAATGAAAAAGTACAGGTGTGTTTCTTCTATGGTTCTtgagtgttttcttttttgtttctttggtttcaaACCAAACCTAATTTTGGAATAGGATCCATTCGTGGATCCTGATGGTTCCACTTGGTACGACTGGTCAAACCAATTTTAGTATTCTTATGTACTTCTCCAATAGAAAATGGTGTGAGTGAAATTTAAAACTCCTGAATCTCACCAAATATCACTTTGTTAGGAATCAGTCACACGTCAGAGACGGTAGTGGGATATAAAATAGTAGTATATTAACGATTGCAAGTGTTAGTCTATTTATAATCATTTGGTTGTGAATTGGAAACGTACAAGACTTAGCATGATATCATGAATGTTGTCTTGCAAGTTTTACCACGTGGAAGATCGAagtacaaaatattttatgttttcatcaGAATGTCACTAATTTATATAGTTGGTGGACGACCAAGCATAAATGGTATCAGTCTACGGAAgtaaatagaatagaagaaTGTGGATcataaaattaagtaaattttaCCTCTTAAAGATAAAAAGCTCGGCCAAATTGATGGAGAAAGCCGACCTAGCTAGATCTTCAAAATTCAAGGGCTATCACGACCAACTCCTTATTCTGAAGGAGAGTCACACACTACAAAAAAAGCCTACAATGGTTTGTTGGTATGCTTCGGACCGGACTAAAATCAAactaatttgttatttttctacCATTCATACAATTATTTGATATACTCCAAACTAATTCTGGaccaataaaacatatattagaaTTAAATAGTTACAacataataaaattagtttGCCTTAAAAATGTTACATACTTTTAGTATagagttattatattaaaatattagtatgCACTATTTAGTATGAGTGTGAGGATTGTATCTGCACAACGCACTTGAATCGATCTCCGAATGAACAATCAACAAAATAGAACTtgaggaaagaaagaaattgaaaacgaaAACACCACGAATTTAACGAGTTCACGCTCCAAACCGGAACGCTACGTCTCGTCGGAGGCGGTACTCCGGAATCCACTAGAATCACTTTTTGGTTTTCCGATTACAACCTCtcaagcttcttctcttctctctctggaTCTTTTACAAAGTCTCAAGATCTAACAAACTTGTGATCTAACAAACTTTTAATAGAGATAAGATTAGGGAAGAAAGAGGTCACCGACGTTTCAAGGTCAACGCTAAACTCTTCGCCAAAGCAATAGCACTCTCTGAATCACTATGTACCTCTACAGACCCTTGAGGAAAACCAAGCTCCTCTGCCAAACCCTTAAGCCAAATCGCCTCTTTAACAGCCTCAGTAAGTGCCATGTATTCAGCTTCTGTTGACGAAAGAGACACCACCTTCTGAAGCCTTGACTTCCAGCTAATTGTGTTTCCTCCAACTGTAAAAACATAACCTGTGATCGATCTCCTGTTATCACCATTGTTCGCATAATCTGAATCACAGTAACCCGTTAGCAAGAAATCCTCCTGTTTCTTGTAGCATAACTTCTTTTCCTCTGTTCCTCTCATGTATCTCAAGACCCACTTGGCCGCTTCCCAATGTTGCTTCAAAGGCTTACTCATAAAACGACTTATCACACCAACTGGGTACGCAAGATCTGGCCGAGTGCCTATCATAGAATACATGATGCTACCGACAGTGTTAGCATACGGAATGACCTTCATCCTGTTGAACTGTTCCCTATATTCATTATCAGTAGCTGACCTCAAATGAAAATGAGCTCCCATCGGTGTAGCTACAGACTTTGCTTGATCCATCTGAAAATTTTTCAGAACCTTCTTAACATATCCAGCCTGTGACAAGGTCAACAATCCAGCAGAACGATCCCTAGTAATCTCCATACCCAGAATCTTTTTAGCATCCCCTAAATCCTTTATTTCAAACTCCTTACTCAATTGTTTCTTTATCTCATCAACCTGAGCTTTATTCACCGAAGCTATCAATATGTCATCCACATATAGCAACAAGTAAATGTAGGATCCATCTACCAACTTCTTCCAGTAAACACAATTGTCATAAGCACTTCTAATGAACCCAACTCCTTTCATAAACTCATCAAACCTAAAGTTCCACTGCCTAGGTGACTGCTTAAGTCCATAGAGAGATTTCTTAAGAAAACACATTTTCTGGGAAATTCTGATCAACAAACCCTTCAGGCTGAGCCATGATCATCTCCTCATCCAAAAAACCGTGTAGGAATGCTGTCTTGACATCCATTTGCTACAACTCCATGTTAAAATGTGCCACCATAGACAAAACATACCTGATCGACACATGTTTAACCACATGTGAGAATATTTCAGTATAGTCAATACCTTCTTTCTGCGTAAAGCCCTTAGCAACAAGCCTAGCCTTGTATCTAGGAGCTTCTACACCTGGAATTCCTGCTTTTCTTGTAAAAACCCATCTGCAGCCCACAACCTTCTTATTCTCTGGTTTATCACCAAGATCCCAAGTGTGATTCTTTTTCATCGAAGCCATCTCCTCTTTCATAGCCTCATTCCACTTCTCCCAATCTGGATCACTAAGTGCTTCCTGATACGATCGTGGTTCTGCTTTACCACCATCTTCAGTGTAATATGCAACACCTACTAAATTGGATTTGTTATACTTCTTATTAAACTTGATAGTCCTTCTAGCTCTATCTCTGACCAACTGATAATCACTCAGGTCTTCTTCACCCTCATCAGACTCGGTTTGATCTTGACAATCTTGATCCTGTTCTTGACTCGCAGAAACTTCACTAGTGTTTGGATTCAAGGCAGCTCCACTATTTTCACCAACCAGTTGAGTAACTCCACCTTGATCAGTAACTCCATAACTTGTTTCAACATTTTCAAGACCAATTTCATACGAACTAACCTGTGTGTCATTCTTCAAGTCTTTATACATGATTTCTTCCCTGAATATCACATTTCGACTAATAACacatgatatgctcaaatttaccctagagctactctctcaaattaagagatcaattgtagtacttagggatcgaattccacaaggactcaagactacacaataaattatagagttttataattatgctaaacagattaaattgaattaaaataaacaatgcaaaatattaaataaaactgttgtaaattcaatgga from the Camelina sativa cultivar DH55 chromosome 12, Cs, whole genome shotgun sequence genome contains:
- the LOC104732752 gene encoding succinate dehydrogenase [ubiquinone] iron-sulfur subunit 2, mitochondrial is translated as MAFGLIGRVVGTKPSRLSTAARLIPARWTSTGSEAQSKASSGGGGANLKTFQIYRWNPDNPGKPELQDYKIDLKDCGPMVLDALIKIKNEMDPSLTFRRSCREGICGSCAMNIDGCNGLACLTKIESGSKETTITPLPHMFVIKDLVVDMTNFYNQYKSIEPWLKRKNPASVPGKEILQSKKDRAKLDGMYECILCACCSTSCPSYWWNPESYLGPAALLHANRWISDSRDEYTKERLEAIDDEFKLYRCHTILNCARACPKGLNPGKQITHIKQLQQSG
- the LOC104732754 gene encoding RPM1-interacting protein 4-like; this translates as MASNNQRQQQDRPLPKFGEWDVNDPASAEGFTVIFAKARDDKKTNASGRATSQRRDNNNKSQDEPTKKRFCCF
- the LOC104732753 gene encoding uncharacterized membrane protein At3g27390-like produces the protein MEPPTGILASLWQFILFIPYFTGLLLLGVIKGIVFCPVICLIVAIGNSAIILGLLPVHAIWTLYSTVSAKQLGPILKLFLCLCLPLGVVLWLVVSIIGSILGGAIYGFLSPIFATFDAVGEGKSNPLFHCFYDGTWSTVQGSFTVVCDFRDVCFHSYFSFMDDLRTTSADRHYYEIRLLQIPGAVIAAVLGILVDFPVISLVAVCKSPYMLFKGWRRLFHDLIGREGPFLETMCVPIAGLVILLWPLAVVGAVLGSVVSSVFLGAYAGVVSYQESSFFFGLCYVVASVSIYDEYSNDVLDMPEGSCFPRPKYRRNEEGANTALPGGLSRPNSFKTTPSRGGSNRGPMIDLKPLDLLEALFVECRRHGEIMVLKGIINSKDIEEAKSSKGSQVISFGLPAYSLLHELLRSIKSNSTGLLLGDGVTEITSKNRPKDAFFDWFLNPFLILKDQIEAAKLSEEEEEYLGKLVLLFGDSERLKRSIVEPESPPLTELRKAELDAFARRLQGLTKSVSRYPTFRRHFVELVKKLSNELDKKHNRYEGGSRSVPRPAKTVSRIFSQKSFKKKTSSNGSDQDSPNRGLRDIDIV